attcTCTCAGCTATCTAGTCACTATTTTGCCTCACTTTTGTCAGCCACCTTGATCACAGAATATTTTTTGATAGCTTTTACAGAGGGTAACTTCACTGATTAAGataaacagtttaaaattttaactctCAACTGCTTGACAGTTGAGAGTTAAAACCAGGGAACtgccaaaataattttcttttatgttgcATTATTATAAAGtgcagttattattttttatcctttcaCATACTAAACAGGAGAGATGATAGTGATTTTTATGCTAATTTCCTCGTCTTTAGCTCAAAGTGATCTCAGGCAGGTTGAAACTTTTGGTTGGTCTGAATGAGTGAGTCCAAAAGTACTGCCAGAAGCTACTGCCTAGAGGTCAAAGGTATGGTCTTAAGAATCAGAGAGGCCTGGGCTGACTCACAGGTCAAACTGCTAGGTTTGACCTTGGAGATCAACCTCTTCTCCATTCCTAACCTGCAGTGATAATAAGACTATCTCCTCTATAGGACACTTAACCAGGCTTCAATGAGGTAACATATTTCAAGCACCTGACACGGCGCTTAGCACAGAAAATGGAACAGTATTAATAGTATTAtgtcttatatttgtttttagacTAGTGACTTACAGTGTGCTGTTGATTCTGTCAGTCTTAAAAGAGGACCTGACTCCCTGACCAAGCAACCCTACTCCTGTCTGTTCTTCTAAAGTTAGAAGAGGGGAGAAAGTGCCACCTGGTACCTGAAGAACCATTTCCCGTCTGCCTCTGGCCTCTTGTACAAGACTGTCTATGGGAGCTAAgggactttttcttcttttaaaggtaTCTCATTCAAGTTCAAAGACTTATCCTTCATTCCACCGAACACAAGCTAAAGTCACAGTTTACGATGCCGTATTTGCTGTAATGCTTTGTTGTAGCTGCTAAAATATTCACAACCTCAGTTATTGCTCCGATCTTAAAAGAATTACAAGGGGAAGTCAAACTCCTTTCTTCAGTAAAATGCAGAACTAGGAATAGTCCCATTGtacaataaaaacatgaaaagcttaaaaaaatacatctatcTTTAGATCATTAAACCATTACAAGGTCAATCCAGATTCTTTGATTTAACTAAGACCCttgctgatatttttaaagtaagctAAATCCCCCACATTTTAATCTATGTACATTTCTagccatggatttttaaaatcacatttgaatatattattattgTATCACCTCAAATCCAAGATGCAATTTGTAAAAAAGTTTCACACTTTGGAAATTGGGATATGTAAAATTATGTTGTGGTGGTTGGTACTTTTCCTTAAAAACTTAAACTAATAGTGTACCTTGTAAATGATGGAGTCTTGGACTTACAGAGATATGAAATTCTAAAATCATCTTGCTTTGTGACTACTTTTACCTTGCATTAATTATTGGCAAAAGGGACaagttaaatatataataagaaagataatttaaaaggCATCTTTAAGACTGATGATACATTTGTACATGTGGATTATAAGCCAACAGTCTAGTTAATATTTGGACTCTATGtttaaacattactttaaaaGTTCCTTAGATTTCTCCAAATATGATAGGATTTGTATTTGCAAAAGATCCCAAGGAGAGAAAGAGCCTCCCTAGCTAGTTTCTAGAAACCCCTTCCCTCATTTTCAGGGCACCTATTTCTTTTGAGGGTCCCTGTGAATAGCTCAGGTGGCAGTCGTACCCAACACTGTCAGGCTGCAAGATCACACAGCATTAGAAAGTGAGTGTGCACAACATAATGCTGGGCACACGGgagttattcaataaatactttcttGTTCACTGATGTGAAATACAAAACTGGGTTCTAATTAGTCACACATATAGCTTTCATCATCTGGGgaaaacaaaatttctaaaaatgttctccttttttttcttttcatttttttccccatcaaaaaTCCTTTGAGTTAACTTTGGGACCAACTTTTACCCAACTAAAAGCCACCAATAAATAAAACCCTAAAAGTTCTTTTTCCcttaaactataaaaagaaattttttttttactattttggtAGTGAACACTGAAAATTCCCACACTTAAATGCAGAACACTGCTTTCACAGAACACTGAATCAGAGAGGGAAAACTCAATGATAAAGTTAATGTAAtgaaatacaatgttaaaaattGAAGATGTAAAACATTGATCAAGAACCAATGAAATTTAAACAATTGAAATTACTGACGATTATCTTTAGGAATACTGGCAACCCTTAGCAATTATGTAACATGTTGGCTGGCAAATATTTTAATCaactaaattgaaaaataataaccaATATCTAACTGAAAAGGAAACagtataaggaagaaaaaataggaagagaaaaagatgaaaggaaGGGATTTACTTTCAATATttaattcagattaaaaaaatcctGATCACTAAAAGTTTACAATCTACAAAAAGTTATTTGAATGCTGTCAACAGGCACAGAATCAACTATTAGATCCtaaatcaaaattatttctatGCCTGTTATCCACAAATCATGATTAAGAAACAAATTCCAAATACCACTAAAcccattttgttatttgttaCCTAATCCCACCAGAGCTAATGGACATAAAATAACCACAGAGTTTACAGACAAGGAATAAAGGTGATCTGTTTTGGCTCATTTTTTTCACCcacttacagaaagaaaaaataaataaactatatgcttgatttttcaaaattaaaatgatttaagaGGTCTCCCACTTTTTTAACTCTAAGCATAACTGATAAGCAtaataagaacattaaaaaattcttctCATATGTTTGGCCCCACAATTTCAGAAACTCTGAGATAGTCTATTTTAGGCTTCATTGAAGGAGGGATCCCTGCATAGTTTCTACAGCATCAAAAGAATCTTGAGGTAGGTACAGAGGATttatcaacatatatatatatacacacacacacacatatacacacacacctatcaTGTATGCATGTGATGTTTTAAAAACTCTATAAATATTTGAGTTATAAAACGTATGACACAAACTTATTACCCTACGTTCAGTATACTATTATTTTACATTCTGGTGTTTGCACTTTTCCAAGAACTatgctaaaaataaaaggtaaaggaAACCAATCACTTCTTGCCTCCAAATGGTGTCATACTCACCTATACTTAATTGATTTACAAACTCAAACATCTGTTATTTTCAAGGCTGTGAATTATACCAAAtgacttagaaaaagaaaagccaaagctTAATTTGTTAGTGAAACAAGGCCTTTCTTGAAATTCCTGTAAACTTTCATTCTGCAAAGCAACTCATCCACATTAAAATGGTCAAAAAGGACTTCATTTAATTAGTGATATGTAGACTTTTGCATAGAAAAAGGTTACAAAGTAATGCATAGAAGACTAggtacagtaatttttaaaacaaatatttaaaagtataattttgcATAATGTTTAACATTCTCATAATGTTTATTGCTTTCTCCACACAGCAGAGAAATGAAGTGCATAATAATACATGCTGTGTCTTTGTCTTTCAAACATAAAATCTCATGTGCTCAATTTCAAAGTATTAAGAGATTATTTTGTCgttaaacaaaacaagaacaacaaaaccaaaacacatTATGTAGCACTACTCTAGGCATggacaaaaataatttatgtacatCCCATTGAATACATTCATCTTGATTTGGGATCAAATGCAATCATAAGCCTGACAACGGACGTTTAAAAATCGTGGCTTTTCTCTTACCATCGTTCTCTCCCTGCCTCATCACTTCCAGAAATGCAACTTCTCTCCAAAAGGTGACAATAGATTTTACATGTTATTGGGATGAAATCAAGaagataaatatgtaaaaattgtcCAAATGATACAGAATAAATTAAACTTTTACAACTGGAGAGTTTTCAAGTTGGCATGAGTCAGATAGCCTCTGGtgggcacatagtaagcacttgcTTCTAGGTACAATCTATAAATGCATGGTTTATATAAAGAAGCACCACGTTTTGAGCCATGAAAGAAAATGCCTGGGGGTTTGCAGGCAGGGCAGAAATGCTTGTTAATTTGAGCACTGATGTAATAATTGCTTACACGAATGCATTGCTAAATGTCACCACTTGGCAAGTCTGTACAAAGAAAGCAAACTAAGATAAAACTAGGACTTTcaacttgaaaattattttcagcaaTCCTTTTGGCCAATAAAAACCTGCTGGTTTCAACAGAAcgctcttctcttgtgttgtacTAAAGTATCTGCAGCCTAATGCAGGACTTCAGTCCCTTATCCTTTCTTAGCCCAACCTCTACACTCTTCTCTACTTGTGCAATGTTGTATGTTCAAAAGAAAACTTTACTAGCTCAGGCACTTatgaaacacaaatattttttcccatctagTTTCAAGAGAATTGAGTCAGGTCATTTTTCTTCCCCAATTCAGACATCCTGATGCACTGCTGAATGGTATGGTCCATATATTTTCCAGGAAACGTCTAAATGGAAACAAGTGTGAAGTTTTCAAAAGTTACTGATGTCAAGTTACCAAATCGCCTTAAAccgaaacagagagaaaaaaaagataataccaCATTTCCACTTGTGAGGTTTGTGTCTCAAACAGCTTGACTGTTCTCTGTGGGTCTGCAGACATCTCTACGGCTACTTCCAGGGTTGCAGAGGTTTTAAGCTGACTCGGAAATGAAGGACATTCAGTTGCTACTGCGAGGAGTTCCGTGAAAACTTAAAAAGCTCCTACTTCTGTGCCCCAGGGTCGATAAGGTTTACTGTTTGTCCCACTGCCCGTCTGCTGAGGGCTGGACGTGGCTGATACCGACAAGGGCGGGCTGATGGCTGTGGCAGCTGCCACGGCGGCAGCTGCGTTTGGGGGGAGCATGGGGAAGGCCCCGGCGAAGGACAGAGGGAAGCTGTGCGCAGCTGCGGTGGCTGCGGCCGCGGCCGCGTGGACGGTGGCGGAGAGGGACAGCAGAGACGTGGAGAGAGGCGGCACGCAGGGGGCAACGCTGCCCGTCGCGGGCATCCGCAGGGCGGAATCCGCGTGGGCGAACGTGGCGGTGAGGAGGGCGGAGCCGTGGGCAGGAGGCACTTCCGAAGTGGTGGACAGGCGACAGGGCGTGGACTCCGAGGCGTGGAGTCCGTTGGGCTGGAGTAGGGCTGCCGGGAGGTGGTGGAAGGCCGCCGCCCAGTGGTGCGGGTGCAGCGGGTGATGGTGGTGGGCCAGAGAGGAGGTCATGGCCGCCGCCTCCCGCTGCGAGGCGCACGAGCTGAGGTGCGAGACCAGGCGCATGCGCAGTGGGTCAGAGGAGTCCAGGCCTTCCACGGAGCTCAGGTACCTCGCCACTTCCGTTAGGCACTCCCGGAAGCCGATGCTCATGAAGTCCATGGCAAGGGCGTGTGCGTCAAAGTAGCCTAAACGGGGGTTCGAGCACAGTGCGGGCCAGCAGAGACAGCAAGGGAGACAGAATGATAACCGTTAATAAGGGTCACCACCAACTACGTTCCACCCTCTTCTTCAGAGATTTAAGTACAACTAGCGATCCTCCCTGAAGATGTTGCCAGCTATTTATGGCCGTAATTTTTGCAGCCGTTAAGAAAGTGTACTTTGCAATTCACATGTGTGACAATTCTGGTAGTGCTATACACTACAGCTGTTCTTGCAACCAAATATCACAgcgggggaaaaaaattaagaacatctGTGTTTCAAAcacttccaggaaaaaaaaatggtgtctCTCTTGTATGGTGGGACAGTGAAATTCTCTAGTAAACTTTTGCACGGCTATTACAGAGGAcccgtctctctgtctctgtcacatGAGTTAGAGATTAAAGGGTTTATCGGAAACATCCTCACTCTCTCGGCATTTGTAGCAGAGATGTGAAAAGCATACAAGCAGATTGAGGACTTTGTTAGAAATGTGCTAGAACTGCTTAATAAAGTCATACATGCTTCGTGACTCATGgtggttgtttttttaatggacaaAATGAAAACGCCATTCtttgtatgaaaaaaatttaaagaaagcaaaatgattttaaaaaatgtggctaCTCCCACCATACCACACACAAATACGAACAGGTTATATAGTGTGTTGATTTTCAATTAGCCTGGTTGCAGGCTCCTCAAAGGTATAGTATTTGCGTTTTTTGTCACTGTGCTGTTTCCCTTCAAGGCCAGTTTGTTGTAGTGTTTTAGTAGGGTTCTCATAAATGGTGATCTATAAAATATGGCATTTTTTCTAGTAAAAAAttcaattcacacacacacacaaaatgtggcTACTAATTTGAAGGTAAGATTTTTCTATCAGGTAATATGAGGCTCCTTGGCTGACATGAGGTTACTATAACTCCTAGCTTTCCTGAAGttcaaatataaatttctttcatTGGTTAGCTTAGTTTAAgttttttttggcatttattcaagaaaaaaattatgttaattatgtcagtgtgtgtgcatgtacccCTACACATAAGGTTATTATCATAAAAATGGCTAAAGTCCATCACATTTATGAGAATCTCTTTTCATCCAAAGATAATACAttagaatagaaaataataacatcTGACTAGTATCAGTGCCCATTTAGGGTACTGATAATAATCAGAGATTTGGGGAAATGTCACCATTTTGAATTAGTAACCTCTAGTATGTACAAACATatctttctcagattttttttctcactagcaagtttttttaaaaaacaatttttaaaatttagtttactTACTTTggggatgtgtgtatatataaatgacaAATTCAAACTAGGTTATTTTCATCTAAGGCATCTACtgtattatcttttttgtttttgtagatcaAAGTATTACCTGTTTCATTTATCATCTATTAACATTTAAACTAACTTATTCTATAGTTTGACTTGGAAAAATAGTAGTCACAGTATTCAAAGTCCAAGAGCTAGAATTCCAACAGAACTTGGAAGtcccaaaaaagaaattttggagaaaatatatacattaagatAGTAACAACACAAAGCTGACATAAGAGAATATCATGAAATGTGGAAAATAAGCAACAAAAATCGTTATTATCCCAGGCCTTCAGCACAGTTAGCAATAAAGCCCCTGACATTAGGAGGTAAAGTTCTTCCTGAAGAAGATGCCTTCAAAGAAAGATTTCACATTAAGTGTCCTTAGGGTTCTCTGTAAGGCTTTGCAGACTTCTGACTTCCATGAGAGAAGGGAGGTAATCATCAGAATAGACAAAGTCCAGAAATCCAGAGGGATCTAGAAATTTAGGTTACTCTAAATCTTCTCTAGAAACTATTGCCTTAGCAAAACAGACTAAAGCATAGATCAAAAGAATTGAACCCCAAGAGCTTCCAAGAATTTTTCATGACTAGGCACAAAGTAATTGAAATTGGTGATTTGCTGGCTATATGTTGTTACACATGGCTGAGTTCTCTGTTGCATCTTAaggcatataaattatataattcctATTCTATTGCTGAATGCAGAGGGAAACGATGATGAGCAGCTGTTTCCTGTGACTGGATCTTGGGCCAAAAATAATAGCAGAGGGGTACATGCCACTTCCATCACTGCTCTATGGGGCTTTAAGTGACTAAACTCACAACATTGTGAAGTAAACACTCTCCctgtcctcattttatagatgaagaaactgggctTCAGAGAAGCTTAGTAACTTATATAGGGTcacagagcttaaaaaaaaaaaaaatagcagagccaggatttgaaaccAGGCAACCTAACCGCAGAGTCTCTGCCCTTCGCCAGTACATTCTGAGGCCCCATAGCTGCTGTGAGTCTAACAATTTGCGCCCACActgccagcccccctcccccgaaGGCCCACACATTCTCTGGTGAGGTGACCTCTCCAATGACCGGGCAGTCAGGCGACTTGTATGGAACTTGCTCGCAAATGTCTGTTCACAGACTATTTTGGGAGGGATTTTTAGGACTGTTCAGGTAGCCGAGAATAGCAACCAAGATGGAACTTCATTTTTATACTAAGGCATAAGAACAATATTACTCTTTAGAAGTATAGCTCATGCCAACTATTTGAAACGCTGATAAAAATTCTTAGCTTTACAGCTAACAGTGCCAAGAGAGGTAAAACAATCAAACCCCTTTCCCCTGAAGCATCTCTAACTCAATCAGTCTCCTAATATCTTGGGGTGGCACGTATAGACACAGAATCTTGGGGCTGCGGGGGCCCTTGAGAATTCAATGCTGCTAGTACAGGCCTCCCCGTGTCGCTCAGCACCTGTCTCGGTTTAAAGGTGGGGGCACTGGCTAAGCTGGGTTGGATCACTGGCATCTACAATTTCATCCAGTTCTCTACCATGTAAGAATATTTGCATGCTTTGTAGAGGGTTACATTTTAATGAGAAGAAATCACAATTCCATACCCATTCAGTATGTTCATTCATGCAGGATGGTTCCTTGAGCAGGGACAACAGCGGGTAAGTCACACTGAGTGTGAAGGCAGCCCTTTACCATGATCACCCTCCACCTGACACAGGTAGAAAGATGGTGATGCTCAGAGCTCATGTTCCCCAGGTCCTCAGCTGGAGTTCAATACTGAAATACGTGGGCACCGATTGGTAAACAGCTATTTCCCTCCTTGCCTTGCTTCTGCTCCGATCTAGGGAAGAAATCTGGTGCTCTGCCCTAAAAGGCCAATGCCGAACAGACAGACTTCGTCTTTGTGGTACCCTCTCCTCAGCCAGTTATCAAATATATAGACCAGCACCCTTGGCTAAGATGAATACCGAAGGCCTTCTGGAGGGTGAAAAGGATACAAAGGGCAAAATCAAGTCTGATATGTGAGAAGTAAGATAACGAAATCTGAATGAATCAGCGTTCAGGATCTCACATCCATTTATACCATGAAGTGAGGGTCCGTCCCTGAGTGCCCTGGGCTATTCGTCCCTAAATCACTATGTGGTACAGAAGACATCTCTCCATGGCACTGGGCCAGGGCACCTGCTCCTGTTTGCTCTCTGCAGGAATGCCTGTTGCATCGGTGGTTTCCAGGACAGAGACTCACTACCTGCACTTCGAATGCTCTGTCTGGTCTAAATACAAGACCAATCAGACTctgaaaacaacaatgaaaattcaCTTCTTTTGGAATAGCTGCTTGATATTGAGTCTTAACCTTGATTTAATGGGTGGAGGGGAggatggtgggggagggaaagaagaaCACAAAAAGACTGCTTCTAACCTCCTGTTTATGTTTggatgtttgtgtgtttgttttgtctttggtACAAATTCCAGCATGCACTTCTGAAAGTCCCAAACAAATCTCTGACCAGGCTGCTGTGAATGAAGCCTTACTCCCACAGTACTATGAAAGCAAACACAAGCCCAGGGTCAAGTGCTTCTTTTGTTCCAGAAGTTCTTTCCCACGAGTTCAATCCTGCCATTAGCATTGATTTCCACGGCTTTAATCTGGGACCTCCTATCTCAGCTTGTTAAAGAACTGTTCAACTATGACTTCCTTACAatcttaaggagaaaaaaatgaaaagagaaaggcagaaagcGGGGGAGGAATGAAGTCACCAACTTACCTTTACCCCCAGTTGCCTGCAGCATCTTTAAGTGATCTACTGTCATTTGAAGTATTTCAGCTTTTTCTAACTTTGCAGATCcctgaataaacaaataatgaaGTCTCATAAATCCTATGGAAACAAATTTGGAACAATttatcctgaatgttcattttcCCTCTCCCTAAGAAAttctcagtttaatttttttcacagaaaaaaaatgaactcctTCCAAATTTCACATGAAGACACTAATTATGATACACCTAGTGACAGATATTTGCCATTTTAACTCTTAAAGAATAAAAGGTGTGATAAGtaatttttaatcacaaaaacGATTATACTAAGATCACTCCACGCAAACTATTACAACTGCAGAATTCTCAAACTTTGCATCAATCTCTGCCCTGGTTAATAATATACTTTATTAGGCGATATGTGATagtcttccccggtggctcaggcggtaagaatccacctgcaaggtgggagacccgggttcgattcctgggtggggaagatcccctggcggagggcatggctacccactccagtatttttgcctagagaattccatgacagaggagtctggcgagctacaattgatggggtcacagagttggacacgactgagcatctaacactatAGAGCAACTGACACTTAAGTCTGGATCAGTTGAATCCAACtctggaggaaaaggagacaggaTCTCAGAAAATTAttgttaaaaacatatttttcaaaaatagaattCTAAGATGCCTTTAAGGTAATTCATACTACACTACTGTAAGTAGAACCCAAAGTGCAAAAAGAGAGActtccaaagtttttttttccccaataactACCAGCAGGTGTCACTGTAAATTCCAAGATCATAAACAAGGAAGCATAATCTACCTCTTTTATCTAGTAAGCATCAAAAATGCTTAAGGATATCTGAACGCTTTAAAACGGCTCTTAATAAAACTGTCTTGGAAGTATATTTTATGCCCATTCCCCCACTTTAAGGCACCTCTGGAAACCAACTGGAATACAAATGTGCCACTTCAAGCTGTCTCAGAGGGCTGTGGGTGGCTTCTAATTTCTTGGAAGAGCTAAATAATTAAATCAGTATGTTTTCttgaaaaggaaactgaagtttattTCAGGTTCCTCTGCTTTACTTGTTTTGTGAAAATTGTCAGCACCCAGCACATGGTGAGAGTGCCAGAGTTATTTAAACTGCTCGAAAGAACACTCTTCTAATCATATTGTGACACAGCCAGCTCACCAGGGTTGGTCGCCAAGCTCAGCAAATGGGAAAGCCTGTGTTTATGGTGACTAACTGCCAAACTACTGAGGTCTGCTTTTAAGGTTTGTTTTAAGTCAAcagttaagggggaaaaaaaatctaacaaccctccctccttcccaaaaAATCACCGAACTGTTCCTCATAACTGTAGACATTTCAGTACTGAAAGTAAAAAATGTCATTGAttactgatattttcattttcagcatATTGTG
This is a stretch of genomic DNA from Odocoileus virginianus isolate 20LAN1187 ecotype Illinois chromosome 19, Ovbor_1.2, whole genome shotgun sequence. It encodes these proteins:
- the HEY2 gene encoding hairy/enhancer-of-split related with YRPW motif protein 2, translated to MKRPCEETTSESDMDETIDVGSENNYSGQSTSSVIRSNSPTTTSQIMARKKRRGIIEKRRRDRINNSLSELRRLVPTAFEKQGSAKLEKAEILQMTVDHLKMLQATGGKGYFDAHALAMDFMSIGFRECLTEVARYLSSVEGLDSSDPLRMRLVSHLSSCASQREAAAMTSSLAHHHHPLHPHHWAAAFHHLPAALLQPNGLHASESTPCRLSTTSEVPPAHGSALLTATFAHADSALRMPATGSVAPCVPPLSTSLLSLSATVHAAAAAATAAAHSFPLSFAGAFPMLPPNAAAAVAAATAISPPLSVSATSSPQQTGSGTNSKPYRPWGTEVGAF